One Anolis carolinensis isolate JA03-04 chromosome 4, rAnoCar3.1.pri, whole genome shotgun sequence DNA window includes the following coding sequences:
- the efcab14 gene encoding EF-hand calcium-binding domain-containing protein 14 isoform X1, with protein MKKRKELNALIGLGSERGSGGSGGGGGGSGRKKRHSRKGSASGHRLLRTESAESSSSSSSDPDYGDGFGLPGSRSRFSKSDYLRCCKLCYPLCAFVILAACVVACVGLVWMQVALKEDLDVLKEKFRTMESNQKTSFQEIPRLTEDLLSKQKELDQIKSGDMGLNKIWVNITEINKQISLLMLAVNHLKANIKSASDLINLPVTVEDLQKSVATIGSTVTSVHHDVETMQAAIEVHKKTLETLQNEMSEHMEDVKKKQLSLFTASSVPQTSEKNLTDTCKQCLPILRTNRSFADWNKDLRKFIWQGENPRIKMKNLTEDKGRGGFGMPDLKLYYEASNLIWIKDWIFLKNKKLLNLEGWDLCTGWHSYIWYEKIKKERNFNNHIHRSALIKTWNKYKIRMYNKTPRWLSPTEALQRRLIGRSEWPRYEEIIKKEGQDYILLPQQEIKNKYRKITWLKYWQIKEYFKMDKRQGFMEKGNIWDRILTSEDKTISKISKIYRILNEWNTKTEIVKNNMTKWAKNIGRNILMEEWEACWNRIIKFTYSYNLKENWLKMFYRWHFTPKKLGSINKTNCTKCWKCRDAEGTFHHMWWTCKFARKYWNMLHEYTQKILGNNLPKLLEIFLLNISKIQPGSNDEKILTYLSTAARIVYARYWKQNKSPEFEEWLIKVAEIKTDRLTFLMAKQQGRPRIETDWNKVERFLNLKLKKNM; from the exons ATGAAGAAGCGCAAGGAGCTCAATGCCCTCATCGGCCTCGGCAGCGAACGGGGCAGCGGAGGCAGCGGCGGTGGTGGCGGCGGGAGTGGGCGGAAGAAGCGGCACTCGAGGAAGGGCTCCGCCTCGGGACACCGGCTCCTCCGCACCGAGTCGGCCGAGAGCAGCAGCAGCTCTTCCTCGGACCCGGATTACGGAGATGGCTTTGGGCTGCCCGGCTCCCGTTCGCGCTTCTCCAA GAGTGACTACTTGAGATGCTGCAAGCTCTGCTACCCTTTATGTGCATTTGTTATTCTGGCTGCTTGTGTGGTCGCTTGTGTTGGCTTGGTATGGATGCAGGTAGCTCTCAAGGAAGACCTAGATGTATTAAAGGAAAAATTTCGAACCA TGGAGTCTAATCAAAAAACCTCATTCCAAGAAATTCCCAGATTGACTGAAGATCTGCTTAGTAAACAAAAAGAATTGGACCAGATTAAGAGTGGAGATATGGGGTTAAATAAAATATGGGTAAACATCACAGAAATAAACAAACAG ATATCTTTGCTGATGTTGGCTGTAAATCACCTGAAAGCAAACATTAAATCTGCTTCTGATTTGATTAATCTTCCTGTTACAGTAGAAGACCTTCAAAAG agtgttgctacTATAGGTAGCACTGTAACCAGTGTTCATCATGATGTTGAAACTATGCAGGCAGCAATTGAAGTACATAAGAAAACTCTAGAAACACTCCAAAATGAAATG aGTGAACACATGGAAGATGTCAAAAAGAAACAACTGTCTTTATTCACTGCTTCTTCTGTTCCCCAAACAAGTGAGAAGAATCTGACAGACACTTGTAAACAG TGCCTCCCTATATTGAGAACAAACAGAAGTTTTGCAGACTGGAATAAAGACCTACGCAAGTTCATCTGGCAGGGGGAAAACCCccgaataaaaatgaaaaatttgacTGAAGATAAGGGAAGAGGGGGATTTGGTATGCCAGACCTGAAACTATACTATGAGGCGAGTAACCTAATTTGGATAAAGGATTGGATTtttctaaaaaacaaaaaattattGAATTTGGAAGGATGGGATTTATGTACCGGTTGGCACTCATACATATGGTATgagaaaattaaaaaagagagaaatttcaaTAATCATATCCACAGATCAGCACTTATAAAAACTTGGAATAAGTATAAAATAAGAATGTATAACAAAACACCTAGATGGCTCTCACCTACTGAAGCACTACAGAGAAGACTAATAGGCAGGTCAGAATGGCCAAGATATGAAGAGATAATAAAGAAAGAAGGTCAAGATTACATATTGCTACCGCAACAGGAGATAaagaataaatacagaaaaattacATGGTTGAAATATTGGCAAATAAAAGAGTACTTTAAAATGGATAAAAGACAGGGTTTTATGGAAAAAGGGAACATCTGGGACAGAATCCTGACTTCGGAAGACAAAACTATCTCCAAGATCTCCAAGATCTACAGGATCTTAAATGAATGGAATACAAAAacagaaatagtaaaaaataacATGACCAAATGGGCCAAAAATATTGGAAGAAATATATTAATGGAAGAGTGGGAGGCCTGTTGGAACAGAATAATCAAATTCACGTATTCTtataatttgaaagaaaattggctcaagATGTTTTACAGGTGGCATTTTACACCTAAAAAATTAGGATCAATAAACAAAACCAACTgtacaaaatgctggaaatgtagggACGCAGAAGGAACgttccaccatatgtggtggacatgtaaattTGCGAGGAAATACTGGAACATGCTTCATGAATATACTCAAAAAATATTAGGCAACAACCTACCCAAACTactggaaatatttttattaaatatatccAAAATACAACCAGGTTCCAATGATGAAAAGATACTAACATACCTATCAACAGCAGCTAGAATAGTGTACGCTAGATACTGGAAACAGAATAAATCTCCCGAGTTTGAAGAGTGGCTTATTAAAGTGGCAGAGATCAAGACAGACAGACTAACATTTCTGATGGCAAAACAACAGGGAAGACCGAGAATAGAAACAGACTGGAACAAAGTCGAAAGATTCCTAAATctgaaattaaagaaaaatatgtaA